A stretch of DNA from Lysinibacillus sp. B2A1:
GACATAAGCTTTTTCCCAGGATAAGCATGAATATATGCATAGGCTAAGGAATGGCGTGCCTGCCAGAGCTTATTGCGCGCTGCTGTATCATGCTCGAATTCAACTGAAAGACAATCAAAATCCTTGAAAATTTCTGTTGCAAATTCTATGTCAGCATGCATACCAGCTTCATTGCCGTGGAATTCTAAAAATAATGTAGGTTTTTCTTCATAAGACGTTTCGTTGTAAATATTTGCCTGTTTAATAGAGGCTTCATCTACCAGCTCAACACGGCCAATTGAAATTCCGACCTGCAATAATGCAGTTACTGCACTAACAGCATCGCCAACTGTTGCAAAAACTGCACGCCCTGCAGTTACAAATTCAGGAATTCCATAGACCTTCAACGTTAATTCTGTAAAGCAGCCAAGTGTGCCCTCTGAGCCAACAAATAGGCTATTTAAATGATAACCAGAAGATGATTTAGCAGCAAGGCTCCCTGTATGAATAACCGAGCCATCCGCTAGCACAACCTCTAAATCACGGACTTGATCACGCATAACCCCATAGCGCACTGCGGTGGTACCACTTGCATTTGTAGCAGCCATACCCCCTAATGTTGCATCAGCGCCAGGATCGACTGTAAATTGGAGTCCGTGTTTTTTTAATTCTTTATTCAATTGATCTCGAGTTACACCAGGTTGAACTTTTACCAGCAGGTCATCTGGCCGAATGTCTAAAATAGCATTCATTTCAGAGAAATCGATAGAAATACCATTGGCAATGGGGATTGCATTTCCTTCTAAGCTTGAGCCAACTCCGAAAGGTACGACTGGTACACGTTCCGCATGCGCGATTTTCAAGATGGCACTGACATCTGCTGTGGAACGAGGAAAGACAACGATATCTGGTAAGCTCATTGCATGATGAGACTCGTCCTTTCCATGAAGCTGTCGCACCGTTTCGTTTGTTGACACTTGTTCTTCTAATAAAACCTTTTTAAGTTGATTGATGATTAATTCTACAGCAACAGTCATTCCAATCCCTCCAAAATTTTCTGATAAGTAAAACTTTATCATGCATTTCTTGGAAATGGAATGAAATGTTTAGTAATTTTGTCTGAATGTAGTTGTAGTTGTTGTACAGGCAAAAAATGCGTCAGGATCTTGCATTCCTCACAGGAGACAACGGGCAGGTCTTCTAAAATATAGTATGCCTAAGTCCTCTATTCCAGTAAGTGTTTGGACACCTAAACCACACTATCTGCACTGTTTACTGAAATCAGTGAGCAAATGCTTTTTCTAGCTTTTGTACAAATGCATCCTGCTCAGCAGTACTAGATTGCTGCCACCACTTTTCAAAAAATACACCAAGCCCTGGTAGTAAATGCTCTTCACCACGACTGATCGCATCTTCAACAATATCTTTAAATTCAGCCGCTGTTTGACCATGTACGTTTGTTGTAATCGCATCTCTTATTTGAAAATTCATCTATTTCGCCTCCTTAGTGATAATTTGTCCAGCCTTTGAAGAAATATGTATAGAATGACAGATAAAACATACGATTTTTTATTATTCTATAAGAGTTCTCAATAAATATAGGCAGGGATTTATACAAAATTTCTAATCATATCAACAAAAGGAGTATTCGCCTCCTTCATAGTATAATAAGTAAGATAGAAGCACCTAGGAATAAAGGACTGTGCATAGTCGTTAGGATAATAGGATGCCGCAGTGTCATAAGCTATCACCTGAACAGCCATTTGAAGAAGTATTAGAAAAAGTCCAGCCAATGATAACATCAATCTTTTTTAAGCTCCATATCTATAAAGATTATGATTATTACCGACATATTGCTTCGATAGCGGTATGGGAGGCTTGGTGTAAAGCAGATCCATTAAAGGGAATATTTACGGCTTATATCTATACAACCGTTAAGGGAGAGCTATTGAAGGAACTGACAAAAGAAGTGACATTCAAAGAGCTTCATACACCTATGGATGATGAAACCATAAATTATGTTCGGGATTTTGAAATCAATCAAAAAAGCCCTGCGTATTTAGAAACCTTATTGGTTGATTTAAAGGAGGAAGAAAGAGCTATATTAATGCTTTTTTATATAGACGGTTATAATTATGTGGAGATCGCACAAGCATTACATTTATCAGTATCAGCTGTAAAAAAAAGACGCACTAGAATCATGAAAAAACTACGTGAGATGAGATCCTTTTTAGTAAAATAAAGGGATAAAGGAGCAAAAGTATGCTAATATCTAAATAAAATGAATATTAACATACTTTCAATATTTGCATACAACTTCCAAGAAAAATGCTATGATTTGTAAGATGTCAAAAAAAAATACAATTTTTAAATTGATATTTTCAATAGGTAGATATATTTACCTATTGAATTTATTGATATGTACTTAGTATGGAGGGTTTGGATTGGAAAATTGGTTTAAGCATTTAGAAATTGAAAAGAAGGAGTTTTGGTATATTGTATTGCCTTTATTGCTAGTAATACCCTTATTAGGTTTTAGTAATCAGGTATATGGTATTTTTAAGGAAGAAAGTTATCTTTATTTGAATTTAGTTATACAAATACTCATTATTGTTTTTACTATGGCAATTGCCATTCAATCTTGGCTTGTTTTCTCACATCTACCATCAAATCAAACATTATACATAGGTAATTTGTTTTTTATCACCGCATTATTAGAATTGGCTAGTTTAGTAATTCATCAAAACTATTCCATTCATTCGAACTATGCGATAATGAGTATACATATCATAATGCGTTTATGCTTGGCTATTGGCTTTTTATTTATTATTGTAAAGCCAAAACAAAATATAGCGATGAATTATCGTTATTATACATATGGAAGTTCCTTATTATTGGTATTATTCAGCCTTTTTCTAGTGTATTTATCTTCAAGGCAATTATTGTTTGAGAATCAGTTGAATAAAGTAAATGATTTTGTTCATTTATTGTCTGCTGTTTTTCAGATTGTCACAATAGTGATTCTAAGTAAATATTTTAAAAAGCTACCAAAGCGTGTAATGTGGCTTATTAGTGCTGCCATCTATTTAATTTTTAGTGATATTTTCTTTGCTATTAGTAAGGATTTGCAATCTATTTGGGGATTTTCAGCACTGATTTATCAATTTTTTGCATTCTATTTTTTCTTAAAGGCCATTTATTATACAACTGTAGAAAAACCTTATCAGCAGCTTTTGAAAATCAAGCAGGATTTGGAGTATTCACAGCAAGAGCTTCATTTTCAAGCCTATCACGATGATATTACACAACTTCCGAATGAGCACTTATTATTGAAAACCTTAAAGGAAAGTTTACATGCAAATAACTATCAAAAGGCGATTATTGCCATCGAAATTGATCGATTAGCAGCAATTCGTGCATCAATAGGAATCAGCTATTCTAATAAGATGATGAAACTTGTTGCTGAAAGGATACAAGCAATATTACCTCCTCATTATTTTGCAACAAAGCTTAATGAAGGCCAGTTTATTATTTATATTAAGCATGTCAAAACAAGAGAAGAGCTATTACAATTCTGTTTAAATTTAAGAAATGTAATGAAAAAGCCCTTACAAGTACAGCTATTTTCACTTAATGGTAATCTTAATATAGGTATTGCCCTGCATGAAGAAGATTGTACAGGTGAAGAGCTTTTAATGCATGCACAATTAGCAATGAGAGAAGCCAGTCAGCTCCCTCAAAGATGTTTATTTTATAAATCTTATATGTCTAACGGAGTTACTGATCGTATTCTGATTGAGCAAGAGTTACATAAGGCATTGGCTAATCAGGAATTTTATTTGGATTTTCAACCACAGGTAAATTTAAAAACAGGTAAAATTGAATCTGTGGAAGCACTTGTGCGCTGGCGTCATCCAACACGTGGGTTTGTGGCTCCAAATCAGTTTATATCAATTGCTGAGGAATCAGGACTTATCATTCCGTTGGGAAAATGGATTTTAGAAACTGCTTGTGCTCAAGCTAAAGCTTGGGAGGAGCAAGGATTACCACCTATGAAGGTAGCCGTAAATCTTTCACTTGGGCAATTGTTTCAACAAGATTTAGTGCAGATGGTACAGGCAATCTTGCAGCGTACACGGTTAGAACCAAAGTATTTACAATTAGAAATCACGGAAAGTATGACGATGAATATTGATCAAATGACACAGCTACTATATGAATTAAAGGCACTGGGCATTCAAATTGCTGTGGATGATTTTGGAACTGGCTATTCCTCACTTTCCTATTTAAAGGATTTTCCGATTGATTGCTTAAAGATTGACCGAGCATTTGTTCGGAATATTCAGCATAATCCAAATGATGAAGCACTTGTGTCCATGATTTTATCGATGGCGAAGCATTTGCGACTAAAGGTTGTTGCAGAGGGAATTGAGGAAGCCGAGCAGCTTGCTTTCCTTATTGAAGGAGATTGTGACTATATTCAGGGCTACTTATTCAGTAAACCGATTTCAGCTGAACAAATCTCTACTAACTTTAAAGATTTACACAGACATGCATTTGAAATTTTAACACAATTTACATATGTAGAAGATTACATTATTTGAGGTAAAGGTATGAAGAGCATACTATTAGCACTAGGCTATATAATATTTAGTACAACTTTTTTGTACGTATCTTTAAAAGCTTTGATTTTTTCTACAATGAGTAATTCCTTTCCGAATATTCCATTTGTTATTATAGGAATTCTAATGATCATGATTACAGTAACAGTAGGATTATTCCTACGAAGATTTGCTAATGATAGTAAAAATCTGATGCTAGTCTTAACAGTCATTTCGTGGATTTTAGTGTTATTCCTATTTTGGCATTTTTAATATCATATTGGTAAAAATCCGCTACAATATGATGCACGGAAGTAAGTGGGATGTTTACCTTCTATAAATGGAGAATTTTGGATTATTAGAAAAAGAATACTTCCACTTCTAAAGCAATTTTTCCTATTTAGGAGATGCGCAAATAAATCAAAATAAAGCCCCAGCAGATGTCACGGATTTTGATGAGGCTCGAAAAAATCCGAACGCATTGTTTATCTGTCGAAAGTGAAGCGACAGCAACAATTATGCTGGGGTGTAATTGATTAATGCATAAGATACTCTTCTTTTAATTCTCCTATATCCACCTCAGATCGCTCCTCTAAAGAACGTCGTAAATGAACAGTTGCTGTTTTCCCATCGTCATGAAGCTTATCAATCCAGATAGATACGCCATTATAACTTACTTCGTACTCTAATGGAGAGGCGACTATTTCTTGTGCACGTTTAAGATCCACTTGAAGTCCCCTTATTTTTTTGACTTACCCTCTTTAGAAACTGAATGAATAAGTTCCATAAATTCTTTAGAAAACTCTTCACTCACTTTGTTGGGCGCTATTTTTTGGTTTTTTGGTGTTTGAGGTAAAGCCCCTTTGTTGGCGCTTTTCCCTTGTTTATTATCTCTTCCCATGTTAGTTTCTCCTTTCGTTTTGATATTTCTTAATATGGCTTTTGAATCGGATTTTTATCAAGGGGAAATCTAGGGAACAGAAAGAATTTAATGTAAAACAGCTAAGAATTATTTTTGGGAAAATAGGTAACCTTATAGTGAGAGTTTTTTTATGGAAAAATCATTATTTAATAGCACCCAATTTTGTGGGAAAGGAAAACCTAATGCCCAATAGCTAATCCCTCTGAGATTATATTGTCGTACCATATCAAATTTAGCTTGTGCACTTCGAGCATCTTCAAACCAAACTTCGTGTTGTTTCCCATGTTCATCTACATAGCGAAAATATGGTGATTGTGCAACTCGATCATATTGAATGGTTGCACCATATTTTATTGCCCGATTCACAGCCTCTTGAGGACTGAAGGTTTCTGCTTCTTGCCCTTTAACATGTGGTAAAAGCCAATCACGAGCATAAAGCTCAAAGCCTAAAAGTATTTTTTCAGCAGGCATAACAGATAATGCATATTCCACAACTTTCCTCATTTCATTAATGGGAGATATTGCTTGTGGCGGACCAAGTCGATACCCCCATTCATAGGTCATCAATACTACAAAATCTGCAATTTTCCCATGTGCTTCATAATCATGTGCCTCATACAATGTTCCTGCCTGTGTTGCACTTGTTTTTGGTGCAAGTGCGGTAGATACTAAATAACCTTTAGGGTGAAGACGGTCAACAGCTAGTTGAAGAAAGGCAGTATAATTTTCTCGATCTGCTGGAAGGACGTATTCAAAATCAATATTTAAAACTTTATAGCCCTTCTCCTGCATTACTTGCAGCGTATTCGTAATCACTTTTTCACGTAATGCTGCGCTTGATAAAATAACGTGTGATAGGTTGGAGCCTGTTTCAGTAGAAGTTAGGTTTGTAAGGGTTAACATAGGTGTAATGTTTTTTGCATTGGCAGCAGCAATCATTTCTTGATCATCGGGCGGTTCTAAAGTCCCGTCCTCCTTTATCAAATAAGCAAAAGGACTGAAATAAGTAAGAAGATGACCGATGGCGTCTATAGACTGAACCGCTTCTTTTGGTGTTTCATACGTATAGGCGTTTACTTCAATTATAGGCTTTGCTCTCGGAATGATTAAATGTGCTCCCACATAAATCAGATTTGGATTTGAAATGCCATTTTCAACGGCAATGGCTTGAACAGTCGTCCCATATTGATGAGCAATTTGGGATAACGTCTCTCCAGGTTGTACGATATGAATAACGGGTGGAATTACTAACTGAGTGCCAGGCGTTAACAAATCAGGGTTAGTTAAATGATTGACAGAGACAATAGATTGAATCGATACGTTATATTGTTGTGCAATCGACCATAAAGTTTCTCCTTTTTTGACTGTATGAGTTGTATAGAGAGAGGGAATAACGAGTGATTGTCCGATTACTAATTGGTCTGGATTAGATAATCCATTTAATTGAATAATCTCTTGTATAGGTACGGAATAGTGGTTTGCTATTTGCCATAGTGTTTCACCTGCACTTACCACATGTATAATCATTGGACACCTCCAAAGTAGTTTTCATATTGTATCATATGTATAAAGGGAGAAAATGAGTATTTTTCTGAAAAAGCCTTATCTCTTTTCTGTGGATTCAGTGAAGCTACTTGAGTCTCTTCATAACTAATAAAATATTTTATAGTTCAAATTCTTTCCAAGTGATTTGCATAGGATAGAGCATATGCATTGATTATTTGAGAAAGGAGCTGTCTTTTGAAGAAAGTAAAGCTCACTGGAAGAATCGTTACCCCTGATGATCCGGGATATGAACAGGCAAGAACTAATAATAACTTAAATAATCCAAAATATCCGAGCATCATTGTGTTTTGTCAAAATACAAAAGACGTAATAAATGCTTTAAGCTGGGCAAGGGAAAATAATGAACCATTTCGAATAAGAAGTGGCAGGCATAGCTATGAAAATTATTCATTATTAAATAAAGGTCTTGTTATTGATATTAGTGATATGAATGGCATTCATATCAATCTTCAGGAAATGACAGTGAAAATTGAAGCTGGAGCAAATCTTGGAAGCGTGTATCGTAGATTAGGAGAACAAGGTGTCACAATCCCTGCTGGAACAGAAAGCAGTGTGGGCGTCGTGGGTTTAACACTTGGGGGAGGTATCGGGATGCTATCTCGTCCATTTGGGTTAACTTGTGATAATTTGATTGAAATTGAGATGGTGGGTGCAAGTGGTCATGAAGGAGCAACAATTATTCAAGCAAACAGGCAGAAAAACAGTGATTTATTGTGGGCTAGTTGTGGAGGTGGTGGTGGCAATTTTGGTATCGTAACTGCACTTACCTTTAAACTACATCCAATTAGTAATGTTGCTATTTTTTCTATTACATGGAGTTGGGAGGATTTTGAACGTGCCTTTGATGCTTGGCAAAAATGGGCGCCGTATACAGATAAACGCTTAACGTCCCAGATTGAGCTTAAATCAAAGGAGATAGGTGAAATTGTTGCGCAAGGAGAGTTTGTCGGTTCTGCTTCGGAGTTAAAGAAATTACTACGTCCTTTAAGGAAAACAGGAACACCTATTAATATATGGATAAAGGAAGTCCCATATTTAAAGGCTGTAGAATTTTTTGATATACCAAGTGGCAACCAGCCAGCCTTTCGTAAAAGATCTGGTTCTTTTATTGAAAGACCATTTCCACACGTCGCCATTGCACAAATGAAAGAATTCTTAGCTAAACCACCAAATAGAAATACAACGATATGGCAGCAATCTTTAGGAGGTGCTGTAGGCCAAGTTGCACCTAATCGTACAGCCTATTATTATAGAAATGCTTTAATGGCACAGGAGTACAATACTTCTTGGAAAAAACCTAAAGAAGAAGACAAAAACATACTGTGGGTGGAAAATGTCAGACAGGCTTTGTCTCCATACACTACTGGAGATTATGTCAATTTCCCTGATCGCTTTATTAAAGATTGGCTGACTGCCTATTATGGCCGTAATATTCGTAGATTAAGAGAGATCAAGTCAAAATATGATCCTTTCAATGTGTTTCATTTTCCTCAAAGTATCCCAACCAATCGAAAATGGCTTTAGATAATGAATAAAAAGGGCAGGATGCTGAAAATTAGCTATGCATGCTGCTCTTTTCTATGAATAATTCTCTTGATAATTATTGTCCTGCACGTCAAAATGAAGATATTACATATTTTTCTAAAGGGAGTAAATGCGATGATTGATGTAATGGTTCGTAATAATGTGAAAATAATTGGTAACGGAAACCAGCCTATTATTTTTGCACATGGCTTTGGCTGCGATCAAGATATGTGGAGGTTCATTACACCTGCTTTTGAAGAAAATTATCAAGTAATATTGTTTGATTATGTTGGTTCTGGTAATTCAGATTTACATGCCTATAACTCTGAAAAATATAATTCTTTACAAGGGTATGTCCAAGATATTTTAGACATTGTCGAAGCATTAAAACTGAGAGATATTCTATTCATTGGACATTCGATTAGCTCGATGATAGGGATGTTAGCTTCGATTGAACAACCTGCATCTTTCAAAAAATTAATAATGATTGGACCATCACCGTGTTATTTAAATGATGGTGATTATCGTGGCGGTTTTGAACAAAGTGACATTACAGAGTTATTGGATATGATGGAAATGAATTTTGTCGGCTGGGCAAGCTATATGGCACCGATTGCTATGAACAATCCTGAGGTTCCTAAATTATCACAGGAATTAGAGCAAACATTTATGGCTGCAAATCCTGAGATTGCTAGAGAATTTGCAGAAGTGACCTTCTTATCAGATTATCGTGATGACCTTGCAAAAATGAATGTACCTACACTTATTATGCAGTGCTCTGACGATAGCATAGTACCTATTGAGGTAGGGGAATATTTACATAGTCATCTGAAAAATAGCACATTCCAGTTGATGAAGGCGAAGGGACATTACCCGCATATTAGTCATCCAGAGGAAACGATACGCTGTATCACAGAATTTTTGTGAAAGGATATTTAAAATGGAAAAAAGATTGAACTATGCGCCTTGTGGTTTTCTTTCTATCTCCCATGAAGGGATTATCACAGATATAAATCAAACCTTTCTTCAATGGATGGGCTATGAGCAGGAGGATTTGATAAATAAACATATAGAAATTCTTATGTCTACTCCAAATAAATTGATATTTCATTCTTATTTTTATCCGAACATTAATTTAAACGAACATATTGAGGAGCTATTTATCAGCTTGAAGCATCGTGATGGATTGTCCATTCCTTTTCTATTGAATGCTAAGTTATTTACAGAAAACAAATTGGAGTATATAGATTGCATTCTAGTAAAGATGAAAAAGCGAATTGACTATGAACTCGAATTACGTTCAACAAAGAAACAAATGGAAGCTGCCTATCTGGAGAAGAACCAGGCTTTAGCAAAATTAGAGCAAATTCATTTAGAAATCGAAAAAAAACAGGCTGAGTTACTTTCTATGAATGCAACATTAGTAGAATTATCCATAACAGATAAACTAACTGGTTTGAAGAATAGGAGATTTTTCCAAGAAAAACTAGAAGAACAGTTGTCCAACTATGAAAAATCAGCTTCTCATTTCTCACTTTTTATTTTAGACATTGATCACTTCAAAAAGGTAAATGATACATTTGGCCATCAAGCAGGAGACGAAGTTCTTGCACAATTAGCACAACTATTAATAAATCAAGCACGTTCACTAGATATCGTTGCACGTTATGGTGGAGAGGAATTTGTTGTAATTTTACCTGAAACTAATCAGGACGAGGCAAAAGTTATTGCAGAACAATTGCGACAAGCTGTAGAAGAAGCAGAGTGGCAAACTGGGCGAATCACAGTGAGCGTCGGTATAGCCACAGTTAACAAAACGGATAATGAGACTACCATTTTACAAAGAGCTGACAAGGCTTTATATGCTTCTAAGGAGAATGGTCGAAACCGCGTAACACATAGTACGGATTTAACAAGTATTTAGAGGGAAACTTTTTTCAAATTATAAAAAAGATGATGATTAAGAGGATTACTTAATTGTCATCTTTTTGTTGTTTTTCTGCCAGTAATTTTTTTATGGATGGGATGTCTGCTGGAGCGAAACTTAAATCTAAAAGCTGGTGTCGAGCTACCCATCTGATTTCAGTATGTTCTAAAGCAATCGGTTCTCCGCTAATTATCGAGGCTTTAAATGTCTCTAAGCGCACAGTGAATTCATGATATTCATAAGTGGTATCTTCTACTTTTTCGTTCACCTCTATAGAACAATTAAATTCCTCTAATATTTCACGAGCTAATGCCTGCTTTGACGATTCCCCTGCTTCTATTTTACCGCCAGGAAATTCCCAATAGTTAGCGAGTACCATTTGAGGATTTCGTAATGCGCAAAAGATTTCATCCTTGTCATTTTCTATAATTGCACCCACTACGTGTATATGTTTTTTCATTTTATTCATCCTAAAAGTTTTTTATAGTCAGTATACGAAATAATGTAGATTATAACATGTAGTTTTATAATTTTGTTACTAAAAAATAAAAGCTATCTTTACTTAAACAGTTTTTCCACGACTATGTAAATTGTTATTTTCTACTGTATAATAATAATCAGTAAATAGGAAAAGGGCGGTACGAGGTACGATGAAAAGAATTGAATCTACGCAAAATGCATTAGTGAAATACTGGAAAAAGCTAGCGACGACACGTAAAGAGCGTGAACGTTCTGGAGAATTTATCGTAGAAGGGTTCCATTTAGTAGAGGAAGCATTAAAAAATAAGGAGCGAGTATTGCAACTTATTGTGCGTGAAGGTGTAGATTTACCAATGCTTTGGCCGATTGACGATATTGCCAGCATTGAAGTAACTGCGGCAGTTGCGAAGGAATTTGCTGAAACGGAAACCTCACAAGGTGTATTTGCAGTTTGTAAGCAGCCTTTACTAGTGGAAGATGTAATGGCTTCATGGCGGAAGGTATTGCTGATTGATGCTGTACAAGATCCTGGAAATATAGGAACGATGATTCGTACAGCTGATGCTGCGGGCTTGGATGCAGTTATACTAGGCAAAGGCAGTGCAGATATATATAATCCTAAAACACTTCGTTCTGCACAGGGCTCACATTTTCATATTCCAGTGCTTCGTGGCGATTTGGAGGACTGGATAGAGCACCTACAAGAAAATGGTGTACCTGTGTTTGGAACGGCTTTAGATGAAGATGCGGTAGTCTATAGCGATATCCAGCATACAGGTGCGTTTGCCATCATGATGGGCAATGAAGGCAGCGGAATCCATCCACAATTGCTTGCTATGACTGATCAAAATATTATGATTCCTATTTTT
This window harbors:
- a CDS encoding PAS domain S-box protein, whose amino-acid sequence is MEKRLNYAPCGFLSISHEGIITDINQTFLQWMGYEQEDLINKHIEILMSTPNKLIFHSYFYPNINLNEHIEELFISLKHRDGLSIPFLLNAKLFTENKLEYIDCILVKMKKRIDYELELRSTKKQMEAAYLEKNQALAKLEQIHLEIEKKQAELLSMNATLVELSITDKLTGLKNRRFFQEKLEEQLSNYEKSASHFSLFILDIDHFKKVNDTFGHQAGDEVLAQLAQLLINQARSLDIVARYGGEEFVVILPETNQDEAKVIAEQLRQAVEEAEWQTGRITVSVGIATVNKTDNETTILQRADKALYASKENGRNRVTHSTDLTSI
- a CDS encoding sigma-70 family RNA polymerase sigma factor, translating into MPQCHKLSPEQPFEEVLEKVQPMITSIFFKLHIYKDYDYYRHIASIAVWEAWCKADPLKGIFTAYIYTTVKGELLKELTKEVTFKELHTPMDDETINYVRDFEINQKSPAYLETLLVDLKEEERAILMLFYIDGYNYVEIAQALHLSVSAVKKRRTRIMKKLREMRSFLVK
- a CDS encoding H-type small acid-soluble spore protein, which encodes MDLKRAQEIVASPLEYEVSYNGVSIWIDKLHDDGKTATVHLRRSLEERSEVDIGELKEEYLMH
- a CDS encoding FAD-binding oxidoreductase, with amino-acid sequence MKKVKLTGRIVTPDDPGYEQARTNNNLNNPKYPSIIVFCQNTKDVINALSWARENNEPFRIRSGRHSYENYSLLNKGLVIDISDMNGIHINLQEMTVKIEAGANLGSVYRRLGEQGVTIPAGTESSVGVVGLTLGGGIGMLSRPFGLTCDNLIEIEMVGASGHEGATIIQANRQKNSDLLWASCGGGGGNFGIVTALTFKLHPISNVAIFSITWSWEDFERAFDAWQKWAPYTDKRLTSQIELKSKEIGEIVAQGEFVGSASELKKLLRPLRKTGTPINIWIKEVPYLKAVEFFDIPSGNQPAFRKRSGSFIERPFPHVAIAQMKEFLAKPPNRNTTIWQQSLGGAVGQVAPNRTAYYYRNALMAQEYNTSWKKPKEEDKNILWVENVRQALSPYTTGDYVNFPDRFIKDWLTAYYGRNIRRLREIKSKYDPFNVFHFPQSIPTNRKWL
- a CDS encoding diguanylate cyclase; the encoded protein is MVLPLLLVIPLLGFSNQVYGIFKEESYLYLNLVIQILIIVFTMAIAIQSWLVFSHLPSNQTLYIGNLFFITALLELASLVIHQNYSIHSNYAIMSIHIIMRLCLAIGFLFIIVKPKQNIAMNYRYYTYGSSLLLVLFSLFLVYLSSRQLLFENQLNKVNDFVHLLSAVFQIVTIVILSKYFKKLPKRVMWLISAAIYLIFSDIFFAISKDLQSIWGFSALIYQFFAFYFFLKAIYYTTVEKPYQQLLKIKQDLEYSQQELHFQAYHDDITQLPNEHLLLKTLKESLHANNYQKAIIAIEIDRLAAIRASIGISYSNKMMKLVAERIQAILPPHYFATKLNEGQFIIYIKHVKTREELLQFCLNLRNVMKKPLQVQLFSLNGNLNIGIALHEEDCTGEELLMHAQLAMREASQLPQRCLFYKSYMSNGVTDRILIEQELHKALANQEFYLDFQPQVNLKTGKIESVEALVRWRHPTRGFVAPNQFISIAEESGLIIPLGKWILETACAQAKAWEEQGLPPMKVAVNLSLGQLFQQDLVQMVQAILQRTRLEPKYLQLEITESMTMNIDQMTQLLYELKALGIQIAVDDFGTGYSSLSYLKDFPIDCLKIDRAFVRNIQHNPNDEALVSMILSMAKHLRLKVVAEGIEEAEQLAFLIEGDCDYIQGYLFSKPISAEQISTNFKDLHRHAFEILTQFTYVEDYII
- a CDS encoding 8-oxo-dGTP diphosphatase MutT; protein product: MKKHIHVVGAIIENDKDEIFCALRNPQMVLANYWEFPGGKIEAGESSKQALAREILEEFNCSIEVNEKVEDTTYEYHEFTVRLETFKASIISGEPIALEHTEIRWVARHQLLDLSFAPADIPSIKKLLAEKQQKDDN
- a CDS encoding alpha/beta hydrolase — encoded protein: MIDVMVRNNVKIIGNGNQPIIFAHGFGCDQDMWRFITPAFEENYQVILFDYVGSGNSDLHAYNSEKYNSLQGYVQDILDIVEALKLRDILFIGHSISSMIGMLASIEQPASFKKLIMIGPSPCYLNDGDYRGGFEQSDITELLDMMEMNFVGWASYMAPIAMNNPEVPKLSQELEQTFMAANPEIAREFAEVTFLSDYRDDLAKMNVPTLIMQCSDDSIVPIEVGEYLHSHLKNSTFQLMKAKGHYPHISHPEETIRCITEFL
- a CDS encoding spore gernimation protein; the encoded protein is MIIHVVSAGETLWQIANHYSVPIQEIIQLNGLSNPDQLVIGQSLVIPSLYTTHTVKKGETLWSIAQQYNVSIQSIVSVNHLTNPDLLTPGTQLVIPPVIHIVQPGETLSQIAHQYGTTVQAIAVENGISNPNLIYVGAHLIIPRAKPIIEVNAYTYETPKEAVQSIDAIGHLLTYFSPFAYLIKEDGTLEPPDDQEMIAAANAKNITPMLTLTNLTSTETGSNLSHVILSSAALREKVITNTLQVMQEKGYKVLNIDFEYVLPADRENYTAFLQLAVDRLHPKGYLVSTALAPKTSATQAGTLYEAHDYEAHGKIADFVVLMTYEWGYRLGPPQAISPINEMRKVVEYALSVMPAEKILLGFELYARDWLLPHVKGQEAETFSPQEAVNRAIKYGATIQYDRVAQSPYFRYVDEHGKQHEVWFEDARSAQAKFDMVRQYNLRGISYWALGFPFPQNWVLLNNDFSIKKLSL
- a CDS encoding 2-hydroxy-acid oxidase, with translation MTVAVELIINQLKKVLLEEQVSTNETVRQLHGKDESHHAMSLPDIVVFPRSTADVSAILKIAHAERVPVVPFGVGSSLEGNAIPIANGISIDFSEMNAILDIRPDDLLVKVQPGVTRDQLNKELKKHGLQFTVDPGADATLGGMAATNASGTTAVRYGVMRDQVRDLEVVLADGSVIHTGSLAAKSSSGYHLNSLFVGSEGTLGCFTELTLKVYGIPEFVTAGRAVFATVGDAVSAVTALLQVGISIGRVELVDEASIKQANIYNETSYEEKPTLFLEFHGNEAGMHADIEFATEIFKDFDCLSVEFEHDTAARNKLWQARHSLAYAYIHAYPGKKLMSTDVCVPISKLAETILYAREQLEEVGLAGGIVGHVGDGNFHALLMLDPNDSAERAQADRFNEHIVQYALLRGGTCTGEHGVGIGKMKYQSTEHGTSLLVMKSIKAALDPHNIMNPGKIFTM
- a CDS encoding RNA methyltransferase, producing the protein MKRIESTQNALVKYWKKLATTRKERERSGEFIVEGFHLVEEALKNKERVLQLIVREGVDLPMLWPIDDIASIEVTAAVAKEFAETETSQGVFAVCKQPLLVEDVMASWRKVLLIDAVQDPGNIGTMIRTADAAGLDAVILGKGSADIYNPKTLRSAQGSHFHIPVLRGDLEDWIEHLQENGVPVFGTALDEDAVVYSDIQHTGAFAIMMGNEGSGIHPQLLAMTDQNIMIPIFGQAESLNVAVATGIVLYGFAK
- a CDS encoding small acid-soluble spore protein SspI yields the protein MNFQIRDAITTNVHGQTAAEFKDIVEDAISRGEEHLLPGLGVFFEKWWQQSSTAEQDAFVQKLEKAFAH